In one Hoplias malabaricus isolate fHopMal1 chromosome X1, fHopMal1.hap1, whole genome shotgun sequence genomic region, the following are encoded:
- the cdkl1 gene encoding cyclin-dependent kinase-like 1 isoform X2: protein MFKTFVLQLKDVILSFHEFKPCVSTMEKYEKLAKIGEGSYGVVFKCRSRDTGQIVAIKKFVESEDDPVIKKIALREIRMLKLKHVNLVNLLEVFRRKRRLHLVFEFCEQTVLNELEKHPRGVPEAQLKSIIWQTLQAVNFCHKNNCIHRDVKPENILLTKTGVIKLCDFGFARILTGPGDDYTDYVATRWYRAPELLVGDTQYGPPVDVWALGCVFAELLHGNPLWPGRSDVDQLYLIRRTLGDLIPRHQQVFRSNVFFSGVSIPEPETMEPLEKRFLGASPHAITIMKSSLVMDPAGRLSCEELLELPYFQDEGGLGWGREGDRPGRRHEKGSRRRIPGMQYLPQLPNSNISPAPELKNKHKPRYDHHLPNI, encoded by the exons atgtttaagacTTTTGTGCTGCAGCTCAAGGACGTAATTTTGAG CTTTCATGAGTTCAAGCCCTGTGTCTCTACAATGGAGAAGTACGAGAAGCTGGCTAAAATCGGTGAGGGCTCGTACGGTGTGGTGTTTAAATGCCGCAGCAGAGACACAGGTCAAATAGTGGCCATCAAGAAGTTTGTGGAGTCTGAAGATGACCCTGTCATCAAGAAGATAGCACTGAGAGAAATCAGAATGCTAAAA CTGAAGCATGTTAACCTGGTGAATCTTCTGGAGGTGttcaggaggaagaggagactGCATCTGGTCTTTGAGTTCTGTGAGCAAACTGTCCTCAATGAGCTGGAAAAACACCCCAGAGG GGTTCCTGAGGCCCAGCTGAAGAGTATCATCTGGCAAACTCTCCAAGCAGTCAACTTCTGCCACAAGAACAAC TGTATTCATCGAGACGTGAAGCCAGAAAACATTCTCCTGACCAAGACGGGCGTCATTAAGCTGTGTGACTTTGGCTTTGCTCGCATCCTCA CCGGCCCAGGTGATGATTACACGGATTATGTGGCCACTCGGTGGTACCGGGCCCCGGAGCTGCTGGTGGGGGATACGCAGTATGGACCTCCAGTGGATGTTTGGGCCCTGGGCTGCGTTTTCGCTGAACTCCTGCACGGAAACCCACTCTGGCCTGGACGCTCAGACGTAGATCAGCTCTACCTCATTCGCAGGACACTAG GTGACCTAATCCCTCGTCACCAGCAGGTTTTCCGCTCCAATGTCTTTTTCAGCGGAGTCAGCATCCCTGAACCAGAAACCATG GAACCACTGGAGAAGAGGTTTCTTGGTGCATCCCCTCATGCCATTACTATAATGAAG tcaAGTCTGGTGATGGATCCTGCTGGAAGACTGTCGTGCGAGGAGTTGTTAGAGCTGCCGTACTTTCAGGATGAGGGTGGATTAGGGTGGGGCAGAGAAGGGGATCGTCCCGGCAGACGCCACGAGAAAGGCAGCAGGCGCAGGATTCCAGGG ATGCAGTATTTGCCTCAGCTCCCCAACAGCAACATCTCCCCGGCTCCTGAGCtaaagaacaaacacaaacccaGATATGATCATCACCTGCCCAACATCTGA
- the cdkl1 gene encoding cyclin-dependent kinase-like 1 isoform X1: protein MFKTFVLQLKDVILSFHEFKPCVSTMEKYEKLAKIGEGSYGVVFKCRSRDTGQIVAIKKFVESEDDPVIKKIALREIRMLKQLKHVNLVNLLEVFRRKRRLHLVFEFCEQTVLNELEKHPRGVPEAQLKSIIWQTLQAVNFCHKNNCIHRDVKPENILLTKTGVIKLCDFGFARILTGPGDDYTDYVATRWYRAPELLVGDTQYGPPVDVWALGCVFAELLHGNPLWPGRSDVDQLYLIRRTLGDLIPRHQQVFRSNVFFSGVSIPEPETMEPLEKRFLGASPHAITIMKSSLVMDPAGRLSCEELLELPYFQDEGGLGWGREGDRPGRRHEKGSRRRIPGMQYLPQLPNSNISPAPELKNKHKPRYDHHLPNI, encoded by the exons atgtttaagacTTTTGTGCTGCAGCTCAAGGACGTAATTTTGAG CTTTCATGAGTTCAAGCCCTGTGTCTCTACAATGGAGAAGTACGAGAAGCTGGCTAAAATCGGTGAGGGCTCGTACGGTGTGGTGTTTAAATGCCGCAGCAGAGACACAGGTCAAATAGTGGCCATCAAGAAGTTTGTGGAGTCTGAAGATGACCCTGTCATCAAGAAGATAGCACTGAGAGAAATCAGAATGCTAAAA CAGCTGAAGCATGTTAACCTGGTGAATCTTCTGGAGGTGttcaggaggaagaggagactGCATCTGGTCTTTGAGTTCTGTGAGCAAACTGTCCTCAATGAGCTGGAAAAACACCCCAGAGG GGTTCCTGAGGCCCAGCTGAAGAGTATCATCTGGCAAACTCTCCAAGCAGTCAACTTCTGCCACAAGAACAAC TGTATTCATCGAGACGTGAAGCCAGAAAACATTCTCCTGACCAAGACGGGCGTCATTAAGCTGTGTGACTTTGGCTTTGCTCGCATCCTCA CCGGCCCAGGTGATGATTACACGGATTATGTGGCCACTCGGTGGTACCGGGCCCCGGAGCTGCTGGTGGGGGATACGCAGTATGGACCTCCAGTGGATGTTTGGGCCCTGGGCTGCGTTTTCGCTGAACTCCTGCACGGAAACCCACTCTGGCCTGGACGCTCAGACGTAGATCAGCTCTACCTCATTCGCAGGACACTAG GTGACCTAATCCCTCGTCACCAGCAGGTTTTCCGCTCCAATGTCTTTTTCAGCGGAGTCAGCATCCCTGAACCAGAAACCATG GAACCACTGGAGAAGAGGTTTCTTGGTGCATCCCCTCATGCCATTACTATAATGAAG tcaAGTCTGGTGATGGATCCTGCTGGAAGACTGTCGTGCGAGGAGTTGTTAGAGCTGCCGTACTTTCAGGATGAGGGTGGATTAGGGTGGGGCAGAGAAGGGGATCGTCCCGGCAGACGCCACGAGAAAGGCAGCAGGCGCAGGATTCCAGGG ATGCAGTATTTGCCTCAGCTCCCCAACAGCAACATCTCCCCGGCTCCTGAGCtaaagaacaaacacaaacccaGATATGATCATCACCTGCCCAACATCTGA
- the cdkl1 gene encoding cyclin-dependent kinase-like 1 isoform X3 gives MEKYEKLAKIGEGSYGVVFKCRSRDTGQIVAIKKFVESEDDPVIKKIALREIRMLKQLKHVNLVNLLEVFRRKRRLHLVFEFCEQTVLNELEKHPRGVPEAQLKSIIWQTLQAVNFCHKNNCIHRDVKPENILLTKTGVIKLCDFGFARILTGPGDDYTDYVATRWYRAPELLVGDTQYGPPVDVWALGCVFAELLHGNPLWPGRSDVDQLYLIRRTLGDLIPRHQQVFRSNVFFSGVSIPEPETMEPLEKRFLGASPHAITIMKSSLVMDPAGRLSCEELLELPYFQDEGGLGWGREGDRPGRRHEKGSRRRIPGMQYLPQLPNSNISPAPELKNKHKPRYDHHLPNI, from the exons ATGGAGAAGTACGAGAAGCTGGCTAAAATCGGTGAGGGCTCGTACGGTGTGGTGTTTAAATGCCGCAGCAGAGACACAGGTCAAATAGTGGCCATCAAGAAGTTTGTGGAGTCTGAAGATGACCCTGTCATCAAGAAGATAGCACTGAGAGAAATCAGAATGCTAAAA CAGCTGAAGCATGTTAACCTGGTGAATCTTCTGGAGGTGttcaggaggaagaggagactGCATCTGGTCTTTGAGTTCTGTGAGCAAACTGTCCTCAATGAGCTGGAAAAACACCCCAGAGG GGTTCCTGAGGCCCAGCTGAAGAGTATCATCTGGCAAACTCTCCAAGCAGTCAACTTCTGCCACAAGAACAAC TGTATTCATCGAGACGTGAAGCCAGAAAACATTCTCCTGACCAAGACGGGCGTCATTAAGCTGTGTGACTTTGGCTTTGCTCGCATCCTCA CCGGCCCAGGTGATGATTACACGGATTATGTGGCCACTCGGTGGTACCGGGCCCCGGAGCTGCTGGTGGGGGATACGCAGTATGGACCTCCAGTGGATGTTTGGGCCCTGGGCTGCGTTTTCGCTGAACTCCTGCACGGAAACCCACTCTGGCCTGGACGCTCAGACGTAGATCAGCTCTACCTCATTCGCAGGACACTAG GTGACCTAATCCCTCGTCACCAGCAGGTTTTCCGCTCCAATGTCTTTTTCAGCGGAGTCAGCATCCCTGAACCAGAAACCATG GAACCACTGGAGAAGAGGTTTCTTGGTGCATCCCCTCATGCCATTACTATAATGAAG tcaAGTCTGGTGATGGATCCTGCTGGAAGACTGTCGTGCGAGGAGTTGTTAGAGCTGCCGTACTTTCAGGATGAGGGTGGATTAGGGTGGGGCAGAGAAGGGGATCGTCCCGGCAGACGCCACGAGAAAGGCAGCAGGCGCAGGATTCCAGGG ATGCAGTATTTGCCTCAGCTCCCCAACAGCAACATCTCCCCGGCTCCTGAGCtaaagaacaaacacaaacccaGATATGATCATCACCTGCCCAACATCTGA
- the LOC136675682 gene encoding serine/threonine-protein phosphatase 5, whose product MAEEERSVEAEKLKEKANNYFKEKDYENAIKYYTEALDLNPSNAIYFSNRSLAYLRTECYGYALADATRALEIDKNYIKGYYRRATSNMALGKFKAALKDYETVVRVRPNDKDAKMKYQECNKIVKQKAFERAIASDELKRSVVDSLDIENMTIEDDYAGPKLEDGKVTLKFMKELMDWFKDQKKLHRKCAYQMLVQVKEVLSKLPSLVEITLKETEKITICGDTHGQYYDLLNIFELNGLPSPTNPYLFNGDFVDRGSFSVEVILTLFGFKLLYPDHFHLLRGNHETDNMNQMYGFEGEVKAKYTAQMFQLFSEVFQWLPLAQCINSKVLVMHGGLFSEDGVTLDDLRKIDRNRQPPDAGPMCDLLWSDPQPQNGRSISKRGVSCQFGPDVTQRFLEQNKLQYIVRSHEVKAEGYEVTHSGKCITVFSAPNYCDQMGNKGAYIHLRGSDLKPEFHQFTAVPHPNVKPMAYANSLLQLGMM is encoded by the exons ATGGCGGAGGAGGAGCGGAGTGTTGAGGCTGAGAAACTGAAGGAGAAAGCAAACAATTACTTCAAAG aaaaagaTTATGAGAACGCAATCAAGTATTACACAGAGGCACTGGATCTGAACCCTTCCAATGCCATCTACTTCAGTAACCGGAGTCTGGCGTACCTGCGCACTGAGTGCTATGGCTATGCCCTGGCAGACGCCACCCGTGCCCTCGAGATTGACAAGAACTACATCAAGGGCTACTACCGACGAGCCACCTCAAACATGGCCCTGGGCAAGTTTAAGGCAGCCCTCAAGGATTATGAGACG GTAGTCAGGGTGCGCCCTAATGACAAGGACGCCAAGATGAAATATCAGGAGTGCAACAAGATTGTTAAGCAGAAGGCCTTCGAGAGAGCAATCGCCAGTGACGAGCTGAAGAGATCGGTGGTCGACTCTTTAGACATTGAGAACATGA CGATTGAGGACGACTATGCAGGCCCTAAACTTGAAGATGGTAAAGTCACGTTGAAGTTCATGAAGGAGCTTATGGACTGGTTCAAGGACCAGAAGAAACTGCATAGGAAATGTGCTTACCAG ATGCTGGTTCAAGTAAAAGAAGTATTATCTAAACTCCCCAGTCTAGTCGAAATCACGTTAAAAGAG ACAGAGAAAATAACTATTTGTGGGGACACGCACGGCCAGTACTACGATcttctaaatatttttgagtTGAATGGTTTACCGTCGCCGACAAATCCTTAT CTGTTTAATGGTGACTTCGTTGACCGCGGCTCTTTCTCAGTGGAAGTTATTCTCACACTCTTCGGTTTCAAGCTGCTTTACCCAGATCACTTCCACCTACTGAGGG GGAATCATGAAACGGACAACATGAACCAGATGTACGGCTTCGAGGGCGAGGTCAAGGCCAAGTACACTGCGCAGATGTTCCAGCTGTTCAGTGAGGTCTTCCAGTGGCTTCCGCTTGCTCAGTGCATCAACAGCAAAGTGTTG GTGATGCACGGAGGACTGTTCAGTGAGGATGGTGTGACCTTAGATGACCTCAGAAAGATAGACAGAAACAGACAACCTCCAGATGCGG GTCCAATGTGTGATCTCTTGTGGTCAGATCCTCAACCTCAG AATGGGCGCTCCATCAGCAAGCGAGGCGTGAGCTGTCAGTTTGGGCCTGACGTGACTCAGCGCTTCCTCGAACAGAACAAACTGCAATACATTGTGCGCAGTCATGAGGTGAAGGCAGAGGGCTACGAGGTCACTCACTCAGGGAAGTGCATCACCGTGTTCTCCGCGCCCAATTACTG TGACCAGATGGGAAATAAAGGAGCCTATATCCACCTCAGGGGATCAGACCTCAAGCCTGAATTCCACCAGTTCACTGCTGTG CCTCATCCGAATGTTAAGCCTATGGCTTATGCCAACTCTCTGCTGCAGTTGGGAATGATGTAG